One window from the genome of Metabacillus flavus encodes:
- a CDS encoding Fur-regulated basic protein FbpA, whose translation MSNLLKFALEEQRNYYSQKLLAIGVYNNDVLQKMTISELKNEYVYFYHSIPAIKRKPATP comes from the coding sequence ATGAGCAACCTATTAAAATTCGCTCTTGAGGAACAAAGGAATTATTACTCCCAAAAGCTGCTTGCAATAGGGGTTTACAACAACGATGTACTTCAGAAGATGACTATTTCGGAGCTGAAAAACGAATATGTGTACTTTTATCACAGCATTCCGGCAATCAAGCGAAAGCCTGCGACACCATAA
- a CDS encoding MarR family winged helix-turn-helix transcriptional regulator encodes MRFSYTQEETDRALALFRVFAKAFKSISEHSIRDSKEHGFNPTEFAVLELLYTKGPQKLQQIGSRLLLVSGNVTYVIDKLEKNEYIVRQQDPRDKRSIYAKLTDKGEAYLDEIYPIHALRITRAFSGLSSEEQEQLNQLLKKAGLHSQHLLFR; translated from the coding sequence ATGAGATTTTCCTACACTCAAGAAGAGACTGATCGTGCATTGGCCCTTTTCAGGGTTTTTGCTAAAGCGTTTAAGAGTATTTCGGAGCATTCGATTAGAGATAGCAAGGAACATGGGTTTAATCCAACGGAGTTTGCAGTTCTGGAATTACTGTATACGAAAGGCCCGCAGAAGCTTCAGCAGATTGGGTCGAGACTGCTTCTTGTGAGCGGAAATGTTACGTATGTAATTGATAAACTTGAGAAGAATGAGTACATTGTCAGACAGCAGGATCCGCGCGATAAACGTTCTATTTACGCGAAGCTGACGGACAAAGGAGAGGCCTACCTTGATGAGATCTACCCGATTCATGCTTTAAGAATTACTCGGGCTTTTTCGGGATTATCAAGTGAGGAGCAGGAGCAGCTGAATCAGCTCCTGAAAAAAGCGGGACTGCACAGCCAGCACCTGCTTTTCAGGTAA
- a CDS encoding sensor domain-containing protein has protein sequence MNPKSPEFEAEAGNPVQERDHSLESLYKYHPDAILRIDCTGRILFANDSASELFKRPQDGFSGSHYSSILTESEWEKEEMILSRPDEVNLPCTREIILQGERVCKITSVPILLDGTLEGFFLNFRDVTDMKRAEEKIAHSSYYDELTMLPNDRMVMEKLEYITSEKIERTAIIKVNIDRFKYINEMFGKKTGDTIIREIGRELRKLVPKQFFVGRFFNDEFVVIADRLQDTDFFYTVAGEMAKGFKKRYIVDEQEYRVQVSFGVAIYPDHGTNPDMLLKKSDLALKISKESALGRYSEEKSQEIERRYFLQKELMHALKRNEFLLYYQPQFDTRTNQITGMEVLLRWNHPTLGIISPAEFIPIAEETGLIIEIGKWSMQEACRQLRHWQETKSPGLRLSMNLSVKQFYQPDLVPMVTNVLRDNSIIPDHFELEFTESLSMHNSETFIRTIRDLKNIKIHLSIDDFGTGYSSLSYLTQLPLDKIKIDRSFVHNMLSSKQDEIVIKAIIGLAENLGLQMIAEGVESEMQAAFLEAHGCHHMQGFLFSRPLPHDQITEMLSKQYIS, from the coding sequence GTGAATCCAAAGTCTCCTGAGTTCGAAGCAGAAGCCGGCAATCCTGTTCAGGAACGGGATCATTCCTTGGAATCTCTATATAAATATCATCCGGATGCAATTTTGCGAATCGATTGCACCGGCAGGATTTTATTTGCCAATGATTCTGCATCGGAATTGTTTAAACGGCCGCAAGATGGATTTTCAGGCAGCCATTACTCCTCCATTCTGACTGAGAGCGAATGGGAGAAGGAAGAAATGATCCTTTCCCGCCCGGATGAAGTCAATCTTCCCTGTACAAGGGAAATCATTCTGCAGGGGGAAAGAGTCTGTAAAATAACATCTGTCCCTATTCTATTGGACGGAACCCTTGAAGGCTTCTTCCTTAACTTCCGTGATGTTACCGATATGAAACGGGCGGAAGAGAAGATTGCCCATTCTTCCTATTACGATGAATTGACGATGCTTCCGAATGACCGGATGGTAATGGAGAAGCTGGAATATATCACTTCGGAGAAAATTGAGCGCACCGCAATCATTAAGGTCAATATTGACCGGTTTAAATACATCAATGAAATGTTTGGCAAGAAAACAGGCGATACCATTATTCGTGAAATTGGCCGGGAGCTGCGGAAGCTTGTGCCGAAGCAATTTTTTGTTGGCCGGTTTTTCAATGATGAATTTGTGGTGATTGCAGATCGTCTTCAAGATACGGACTTCTTTTATACAGTCGCTGGTGAGATGGCAAAGGGTTTTAAGAAGCGGTATATCGTTGATGAACAGGAATACCGTGTCCAGGTTAGCTTTGGTGTGGCCATTTATCCTGATCACGGCACAAACCCGGATATGCTTTTGAAAAAAAGTGACCTTGCTTTAAAAATCAGCAAAGAATCAGCACTCGGCAGATATAGTGAAGAGAAGAGCCAGGAAATTGAAAGGCGCTATTTTTTGCAGAAAGAGCTCATGCATGCTCTAAAACGGAATGAGTTCCTTCTATATTATCAGCCTCAGTTTGATACAAGAACGAACCAGATTACGGGAATGGAGGTTCTTCTAAGGTGGAATCATCCAACACTCGGAATCATTTCGCCGGCAGAGTTCATCCCGATTGCGGAAGAAACAGGTCTGATCATTGAAATTGGGAAATGGAGCATGCAGGAGGCCTGCCGTCAGCTGCGGCATTGGCAGGAAACCAAGTCTCCAGGCTTACGGCTGAGTATGAATTTATCCGTCAAACAATTCTATCAGCCTGATTTGGTGCCGATGGTTACCAATGTCCTTCGTGATAACAGCATTATTCCGGACCATTTTGAGCTTGAGTTTACAGAAAGCCTTTCTATGCATAATAGTGAGACCTTTATACGGACCATCCGTGATCTGAAAAACATTAAAATCCATTTGAGTATTGATGATTTTGGCACCGGCTATAGTTCGCTAAGCTACTTAACACAGCTTCCTCTGGACAAAATTAAAATTGACCGCAGCTTTGTCCATAATATGCTGAGCAGCAAGCAGGATGAAATCGTAATTAAGGCGATTATCGGTTTGGCTGAAAATTTGGGATTACAAATGATTGCGGAAGGGGTCGAGTCAGAAATGCAGGCTGCCTTTTTAGAAGCCCATGGCTGCCACCATATGCAGGGGTTTCTGTTCAGCAGACCGCTGCCTCACGACCAAATTACTGAAATGCTGAGCAAACAATATATTTCCTAA
- a CDS encoding D-glycero-alpha-D-manno-heptose-1,7-bisphosphate 7-phosphatase produces the protein MKKAVFLDRDGVINEVLTHRVKFVNRPDQFYLLDRAGEAVKLLNDHGYLVFVVTNQGGIGLGHMTEEQLNLVHKEMIRQIGEKGGVIQDTACCMHVPNSGCLCRKPEPGMILSLAERYGIDLSRSYMVGDREPDVLAGKRAGTCVLFIGDQAGLGDTQFPNLWEAAQWIILKD, from the coding sequence ATGAAAAAAGCTGTATTCCTTGATCGGGACGGGGTCATAAATGAAGTGCTGACTCACAGAGTTAAATTTGTGAACCGGCCAGATCAGTTTTATCTCTTAGACCGTGCAGGTGAGGCAGTGAAACTGCTCAATGATCACGGCTACCTCGTATTTGTTGTGACCAATCAGGGCGGGATTGGTCTTGGGCACATGACAGAAGAGCAGCTGAATCTGGTGCACAAAGAGATGATCCGCCAGATTGGAGAAAAAGGAGGAGTCATCCAGGATACAGCTTGCTGCATGCATGTTCCCAATAGCGGCTGTCTTTGCCGTAAACCAGAGCCGGGAATGATCCTTTCCCTCGCAGAGCGCTATGGAATTGACCTTTCCCGCTCCTACATGGTCGGCGATCGGGAGCCGGATGTCTTAGCCGGAAAAAGAGCTGGTACCTGTGTTCTATTTATCGGCGATCAGGCAGGCCTCGGGGATACTCAATTCCCGAACCTTTGGGAGGCGGCGCAATGGATTATTTTAAAAGATTAA
- a CDS encoding Ku protein, which translates to MHTMWKGSIRFGLVNIPVKLYAATEDKDIKLRSLHKECHTPIKYEKKCPNCDRELEADDIVKGYEYVKGKFVILSEEDLKDLKEEHADKAVEIVDFVKLEDIDPIYFNRSYFLGPGDNGSKAYALLREALKQSGRIGIAEMTIRSKQQMAVVRVYKNCLVMETIHYPDEVRSADEVPSVPEQTDIQKKELDTAMMLIDQLTAEFDPEQYKDDYREALLRLIQTKIEQNEGTAVPEDAPRENVVDLMSQLQASIEKSKTASKKPKEPAAETKKEPASAGKKKRTARKKA; encoded by the coding sequence ATGCACACGATGTGGAAGGGTTCCATTCGGTTTGGCTTAGTTAACATTCCAGTGAAGCTTTATGCAGCAACGGAGGATAAGGACATAAAATTAAGAAGTCTTCATAAAGAATGCCATACACCAATCAAATATGAAAAAAAATGCCCGAATTGCGACCGTGAACTTGAAGCAGATGACATCGTCAAAGGATATGAATATGTGAAAGGAAAATTTGTCATTTTATCAGAAGAAGATTTAAAAGATTTGAAGGAGGAGCATGCAGACAAGGCTGTTGAGATTGTAGATTTTGTAAAGCTCGAAGATATTGACCCTATCTACTTTAACCGGAGCTATTTCTTAGGACCAGGAGATAATGGTTCGAAGGCTTATGCTTTATTAAGGGAGGCACTAAAGCAATCAGGAAGAATCGGGATCGCTGAAATGACAATTCGCTCCAAACAGCAAATGGCTGTCGTCAGGGTTTATAAAAATTGTCTTGTGATGGAAACTATCCATTATCCGGATGAAGTACGTTCTGCAGATGAGGTGCCATCTGTTCCTGAGCAAACCGATATACAGAAAAAAGAACTCGACACCGCGATGATGCTGATTGATCAGCTCACTGCTGAGTTTGATCCGGAACAATACAAGGATGATTACAGGGAGGCTCTGCTCCGCTTAATCCAAACCAAAATCGAACAAAACGAGGGCACCGCCGTTCCTGAAGATGCCCCTAGGGAAAATGTAGTCGATCTGATGAGCCAGCTGCAGGCAAGCATCGAAAAATCTAAAACGGCTTCCAAAAAACCGAAGGAACCTGCAGCAGAAACCAAAAAAGAACCTGCCTCAGCAGGGAAAAAGAAGCGGACTGCCAGGAAAAAGGCTTAA
- a CDS encoding SDR family oxidoreductase: MKKCFITGFPGFISRELIKEAVQQNLFDYYYVLVLPEFAERADKELNLLAAGKAEAVTGDITKEGLNINPAILKGLEQEVTHVFHLAAIYDLGVDEEFAKKVNVTGTENVIEWALTLNLECFTYFSTAYVSGKRTGEVFEGDLEDGHSFKNHYESTKYMAEKLVRTRMNKLPAVIIRPGIVTGNSKTGETSKFDGPYYMLNMFSKLKFLPATPRIGKGNVLFNTVPVDFLVNAVLYLSLRKEAAGHTFHVTDPNPGTIGELYDLFLKELLNRKTRGSIPPGAAKLGLSSKAVCNWLGTRKEALDYFQYDVRYDCTNLLHHLEGSGIACPNIREYGHKLVHYYKEKQFAKEEKIHA, from the coding sequence ATGAAAAAATGTTTCATTACAGGTTTCCCGGGCTTCATATCCAGGGAATTAATTAAAGAAGCCGTTCAGCAAAATCTTTTCGATTATTATTATGTGCTGGTGCTGCCGGAATTTGCGGAGCGCGCAGACAAAGAACTAAATCTCCTTGCAGCAGGTAAGGCAGAGGCTGTAACCGGAGATATAACAAAAGAGGGATTGAATATAAACCCAGCCATTTTAAAGGGTCTTGAGCAGGAAGTAACTCATGTTTTTCATCTGGCAGCTATATATGACCTGGGCGTAGATGAGGAATTTGCAAAAAAGGTAAATGTAACAGGGACAGAGAATGTTATAGAATGGGCGCTTACACTCAACTTGGAATGCTTTACATACTTCAGTACCGCTTATGTGTCCGGCAAGAGGACAGGAGAAGTTTTTGAAGGGGACTTAGAGGATGGGCATAGCTTCAAAAACCATTATGAATCTACGAAGTATATGGCCGAAAAACTCGTCAGGACACGAATGAATAAACTGCCGGCTGTTATTATCAGACCGGGTATTGTCACCGGGAATTCGAAAACAGGTGAAACGAGTAAGTTTGATGGCCCCTATTATATGCTCAATATGTTCAGTAAGCTTAAGTTCCTTCCTGCTACACCAAGAATAGGAAAGGGGAATGTGTTGTTTAATACGGTGCCTGTCGACTTTCTGGTGAACGCTGTCCTCTATTTATCTTTAAGGAAAGAGGCTGCAGGCCATACGTTTCATGTAACAGATCCAAATCCCGGAACAATTGGGGAACTGTATGATCTCTTTTTAAAAGAGCTGCTGAATAGGAAAACCAGGGGGAGCATTCCTCCCGGTGCTGCAAAATTAGGCCTGTCTTCAAAGGCTGTATGCAATTGGCTCGGCACTCGCAAAGAAGCCCTCGATTATTTTCAATATGATGTGCGCTATGACTGCACCAATTTACTGCACCATTTGGAAGGGTCAGGGATTGCTTGTCCGAATATAAGGGAATACGGACATAAACTAGTTCATTACTATAAAGAAAAACAATTTGCCAAGGAGGAGAAAATTCATGCTTAA
- a CDS encoding aldehyde dehydrogenase family protein, producing MLKAINPATGSEIKEIEEVQLSEAGRIFQQAEHAQKEWQNKSLKERLVYYKTLRLLMALKLDQITTIIHADTGKPKAEALATDIMPVIDSIQHLEKTAETVLGRQNQTTPVLFWGKKSYIEYMARGTVLIISPWNYPLQLAMVPVLSALAGGNSVILKPSEVTPLTGKLIELLFKEAGFPEGIVQVAQGGKELGEALVKEKPDYIFFTGSVKTGKIIQEQAAKDLIPTTLELGGKDPLIVFDDANLDRAAKAAVWGAFTNSGQVCMSTERVYVQRAVYQTFVRKVQELTMNLKQGSSLNDDIGSMTFPHQVDVVKKQVADAVNNGAKLAAGSIPAEWDEDSMFIKPMVLIDVDQDMDIMQEETFGPVMPIMPFDTEEEAIELANGTIYGLNASVWSSDIERAERIVSKLVTGNAVVNDVMLTVMNPNLPFGGAKQSGIGRYHGEGGLRIFCHEKSVMTDTGKRSSEIQWYPYRGKYKPFKALFQTVFGSDKNWKAAAKAYRDIMKQSK from the coding sequence ATGCTTAAAGCGATTAATCCTGCAACAGGTTCTGAGATTAAAGAAATTGAGGAAGTTCAGCTGAGTGAAGCTGGACGGATTTTCCAGCAGGCAGAGCACGCCCAAAAAGAGTGGCAGAATAAATCATTGAAAGAAAGGCTTGTTTACTATAAAACGCTTCGCTTACTTATGGCTTTAAAACTGGATCAAATCACGACAATTATTCATGCAGATACGGGGAAACCGAAAGCGGAGGCGCTGGCTACTGATATTATGCCGGTTATTGACTCAATCCAGCACCTGGAGAAAACAGCCGAAACCGTATTGGGGAGGCAAAACCAGACTACTCCCGTCCTTTTTTGGGGCAAAAAAAGCTATATTGAGTATATGGCAAGAGGTACGGTTCTGATCATTTCTCCTTGGAATTATCCGCTTCAGCTGGCGATGGTACCGGTATTGAGCGCGCTCGCGGGGGGGAACTCGGTCATTTTAAAGCCATCAGAAGTAACTCCGCTGACAGGTAAACTGATCGAACTGCTGTTTAAAGAAGCTGGCTTCCCGGAAGGTATTGTGCAGGTAGCGCAAGGCGGCAAGGAACTAGGAGAAGCGCTTGTGAAGGAAAAACCGGATTATATCTTTTTTACCGGGTCTGTTAAAACCGGAAAAATAATTCAGGAGCAGGCAGCAAAGGATCTTATACCGACAACGCTTGAACTCGGCGGAAAAGATCCCCTGATTGTATTTGATGACGCTAATCTTGACAGGGCAGCAAAAGCGGCAGTGTGGGGAGCATTTACAAATAGCGGCCAAGTATGCATGAGTACGGAGAGAGTTTACGTGCAGCGTGCAGTTTATCAGACATTTGTGAGGAAAGTACAGGAGCTGACCATGAATTTGAAGCAGGGATCCTCTTTAAATGATGATATTGGATCCATGACTTTCCCGCATCAGGTTGACGTTGTCAAGAAGCAGGTCGCTGATGCAGTGAACAATGGAGCTAAACTTGCAGCGGGCAGCATCCCGGCGGAATGGGATGAGGACAGCATGTTTATAAAACCTATGGTTCTGATTGACGTCGATCAGGATATGGATATTATGCAGGAGGAAACATTCGGCCCGGTCATGCCGATTATGCCTTTTGATACGGAAGAAGAAGCCATAGAGCTTGCAAATGGCACGATTTATGGCTTGAATGCGAGCGTTTGGTCGTCAGATATTGAGAGGGCGGAACGGATAGTATCGAAACTTGTTACGGGAAATGCGGTTGTAAATGATGTTATGCTAACCGTCATGAATCCCAATCTCCCATTCGGCGGGGCAAAGCAAAGCGGAATTGGCCGGTACCACGGAGAAGGCGGCCTGCGAATCTTCTGCCACGAGAAATCCGTTATGACGGACACAGGGAAGAGAAGCAGCGAAATTCAATGGTATCCTTACCGTGGAAAATACAAACCGTTTAAAGCTCTTTTTCAAACTGTGTTCGGTTCCGATAAAAACTGGAAAGCTGCAGCGAAAGCATATCGGGACATTATGAAGCAATCCAAATAA
- a CDS encoding undecaprenyl-diphosphate phosphatase has protein sequence MNWLEAAILGFIQGLTEFLPISSTGHLYLGRKIFGLQDAGLFLDTMLHIGTFIALIVFYKDILWKLAKRPFSKLVFLLAAGTIPAVIAGLLFKDFFDGISKTGMTIGWEFIFTALCLLFADRVKKGARKLDDLTFSDALWIGSFQALAIFPAVSRSGLTIAGALMRGIDKETAAYFSFLLSIPAVFGALLFQLKDLAEYTGPSIGFPAMLIATIASAIFGYLAVAFMINFVKNHSLKWFALYVLVLGAGILLLQGMKIF, from the coding sequence ATGAATTGGCTCGAAGCTGCCATACTTGGATTTATCCAGGGTCTGACTGAATTTTTGCCTATCAGCAGTACCGGGCACTTATATCTCGGCAGGAAAATATTCGGACTTCAAGACGCAGGACTATTTCTGGACACCATGCTTCATATCGGAACATTCATTGCTCTGATTGTCTTTTATAAAGATATTTTGTGGAAATTGGCAAAGCGGCCATTCAGCAAACTCGTCTTCCTTTTAGCGGCAGGAACCATCCCTGCCGTTATCGCAGGTCTTTTATTTAAGGATTTTTTCGATGGCATTTCCAAAACCGGAATGACAATCGGCTGGGAGTTTATATTCACAGCCCTATGTCTCCTCTTTGCCGACCGCGTAAAAAAAGGTGCCCGCAAGCTGGACGATCTCACCTTTTCGGATGCTCTATGGATTGGTTCTTTTCAGGCACTTGCTATTTTTCCAGCCGTTTCCCGTTCCGGTCTGACTATTGCCGGGGCTCTTATGAGAGGAATTGATAAAGAAACAGCTGCCTATTTTTCCTTCCTGCTCTCTATTCCAGCTGTTTTCGGCGCATTGCTTTTCCAGCTAAAGGATCTGGCAGAGTATACTGGACCTTCCATCGGATTCCCTGCTATGCTCATTGCTACCATAGCTTCTGCGATTTTCGGCTATTTAGCTGTTGCTTTTATGATTAATTTTGTTAAGAATCATTCTTTAAAATGGTTCGCGCTATATGTTTTGGTTTTAGGCGCGGGGATTTTGCTTCTTCAGGGAATGAAAATCTTCTAA
- a CDS encoding TerC family protein, producing MDASLFLEYGWVLLILIVLEGILAADNALVMAVMVKHLPEDQRKKALFYGLAGAVVLRFGALFAISFLVNVWQVQAIGALYLLYISINHLVKKHVLKKDDHEISNPKKQSGFWGTVLKVELADLAFAVDSILAAVALAVTLSPTTLPEIGGLDGGQFLIILAGGLIGVVIMRFAANAFVKLLKKKPNLESAAFLIVGWVGVKLALYTLAHPEIDVISKHFIESPLWKGIFWTVLAGIAIGGWFLSKEEEPQTEEESEPLKKAENE from the coding sequence ATGGATGCATCATTGTTTCTAGAGTATGGCTGGGTCCTGCTGATTCTGATTGTTCTTGAAGGAATCCTGGCAGCAGACAATGCTCTGGTAATGGCTGTAATGGTTAAGCATTTGCCTGAAGATCAGCGCAAAAAGGCACTGTTTTATGGATTGGCTGGAGCTGTTGTTTTAAGATTTGGCGCTTTATTCGCGATTTCTTTCCTCGTCAACGTCTGGCAGGTACAAGCTATTGGAGCTCTATACTTACTGTATATTTCGATTAATCACTTAGTTAAAAAACATGTTTTAAAGAAAGACGATCATGAAATAAGCAACCCGAAAAAGCAATCAGGTTTCTGGGGAACCGTTTTGAAGGTTGAATTGGCAGACCTGGCATTTGCCGTAGATTCCATTCTTGCTGCGGTTGCATTGGCCGTCACCCTCTCGCCAACGACTCTTCCTGAAATCGGCGGTTTGGACGGAGGACAGTTCTTAATTATTCTGGCCGGTGGATTAATCGGGGTAGTAATCATGAGATTTGCCGCAAATGCGTTTGTTAAATTGCTTAAAAAGAAGCCCAACCTGGAATCTGCAGCCTTTTTAATCGTCGGCTGGGTAGGGGTTAAGCTTGCTTTATATACATTGGCGCATCCTGAAATTGATGTCATTTCAAAGCATTTTATCGAATCGCCGCTTTGGAAGGGAATTTTCTGGACCGTATTAGCAGGAATTGCCATAGGAGGATGGTTCCTCTCCAAGGAAGAAGAACCTCAAACTGAAGAGGAATCAGAACCTCTGAAAAAAGCTGAAAATGAATAA
- a CDS encoding anti-sigma factor domain-containing protein, which produces MKQGVIIDLKDNFAIVLTADGHFVKTRDVKSHYQLGEEITFYAAEASRASSPKHRGLLGLQQLRIGFVTAIAIILIFFSLYPVFNSDKVYAYMTIDINPSFELAINGNMEVVKLEPLNEDGEKLLSSFPNWNKQGFQSVVNSIITQSRTMGYTKSGKEILITTVVDRKNDKKFEANLLNHVQMMKSTYKSDPLIIETVQSDMETRKKAKSEGVSTGTYIRNHKPSEKSSRPVSDEKEEKPEPAEKPGTSKTPAPKENGNKNTPEPTDKTCREPSCSGTDRKPASGKHEPDPKALKEMEKKGKQPPAVPPKRDESSQIPAPKQENNKKNAEQKGFSRDDDDEVYAEDGEEEWEKNHYDDSHSEGFDDNDDNHKKKDKYVKDRSKDKKKDGLKANKQIKKSKEPDQEEDFYPSKPKQRVNSQPNENYAAREDEKTEQNPKQKTVQKSEQKQPELNPETDSKTLPETNKQTENQNQQ; this is translated from the coding sequence ATGAAACAAGGGGTCATCATCGATCTGAAGGATAATTTTGCAATTGTCCTTACAGCAGACGGGCACTTTGTCAAAACCCGGGATGTGAAAAGCCACTATCAGCTAGGAGAAGAGATAACGTTTTACGCTGCCGAAGCGTCCAGAGCCTCTTCTCCAAAACACCGTGGCTTATTGGGGCTGCAGCAATTAAGAATTGGATTCGTTACAGCTATCGCTATTATTTTAATTTTCTTCAGCTTATATCCAGTTTTTAATTCAGACAAAGTTTATGCCTACATGACGATCGATATCAATCCCAGCTTTGAGCTAGCGATCAACGGAAACATGGAAGTGGTTAAATTAGAGCCTCTGAATGAAGACGGCGAGAAACTTCTTTCATCTTTCCCTAACTGGAACAAGCAAGGTTTCCAGTCAGTGGTCAATAGCATCATCACCCAAAGCAGAACAATGGGATATACGAAAAGCGGCAAAGAAATATTAATTACCACCGTAGTCGACCGGAAGAATGATAAAAAATTCGAAGCAAATCTGCTGAATCATGTCCAAATGATGAAAAGCACTTATAAATCAGATCCGTTAATAATTGAAACCGTTCAATCAGACATGGAAACACGAAAAAAAGCTAAATCTGAAGGAGTATCAACGGGTACTTATATTCGAAATCATAAGCCGTCTGAGAAGAGCAGCAGGCCTGTTTCTGATGAGAAAGAGGAAAAGCCTGAACCGGCAGAAAAGCCTGGCACTTCAAAAACTCCAGCTCCAAAGGAAAACGGCAATAAAAATACACCTGAACCAACTGATAAAACGTGCAGGGAACCTTCCTGCAGCGGTACAGACCGAAAACCTGCCAGCGGCAAACATGAGCCTGATCCGAAAGCTTTAAAGGAAATGGAAAAGAAGGGAAAACAGCCTCCAGCTGTCCCGCCCAAACGTGATGAGTCTTCTCAGATTCCTGCTCCCAAACAGGAAAACAATAAGAAGAATGCTGAGCAAAAGGGTTTTAGCCGTGATGATGACGATGAGGTTTATGCAGAGGATGGCGAGGAAGAATGGGAAAAAAATCACTATGATGATTCTCATTCAGAGGGCTTTGATGACAATGATGACAATCATAAAAAAAAAGATAAGTACGTAAAAGACCGTTCGAAGGATAAGAAAAAGGATGGGCTAAAAGCTAACAAACAAATAAAAAAGTCAAAAGAACCTGATCAAGAAGAAGATTTCTATCCTTCAAAACCGAAGCAGCGTGTAAACAGCCAGCCGAATGAAAATTATGCTGCTCGTGAAGATGAAAAAACCGAACAAAATCCAAAGCAAAAGACCGTGCAAAAATCTGAACAAAAGCAGCCCGAACTGAATCCGGAAACAGATAGCAAAACACTGCCTGAGACAAATAAACAAACAGAAAACCAGAATCAGCAGTAA
- a CDS encoding alpha/beta-type small acid-soluble spore protein, with the protein MARTNKLLVPGAEQALNQFKMEVAQEFGVSLGKDTTSRSNGSVGGEMTKRLIAQAQQSQHGKTE; encoded by the coding sequence ATGGCAAGAACAAATAAACTGCTCGTACCCGGAGCAGAACAAGCCCTTAACCAGTTTAAAATGGAAGTAGCACAAGAGTTCGGAGTTTCACTTGGAAAAGACACCACTTCCCGGTCAAATGGATCTGTAGGCGGTGAAATGACAAAGCGTCTTATTGCTCAAGCACAGCAAAGCCAGCATGGCAAAACTGAATAA